A genomic stretch from Catellatospora citrea includes:
- a CDS encoding GIY-YIG nuclease family protein, with the protein MIEAEPTPADGEVDPPLAGRAGLDVPTAAVGLHGVPLRLEVASARLPRTAGLYAWWAAPEVLSAVGGPVSEADPGLRLLYLGVAANLHTRIVRNHLARSGTSTLRRTLAGLLMAAERYTTMWKTDRVVLTPVDEVRLTTWMHRNLRLTWFPCDDPRSHETRLITELGPPLNVEGAAPGAARDLVTSAKAAYAASARPTLA; encoded by the coding sequence ATGATCGAGGCTGAGCCGACGCCTGCCGACGGTGAGGTCGATCCTCCCTTGGCCGGGCGGGCCGGTCTCGACGTGCCGACGGCGGCGGTCGGCCTGCACGGTGTGCCATTGCGGCTCGAGGTCGCGTCGGCACGATTGCCCCGGACGGCTGGACTGTACGCCTGGTGGGCCGCGCCGGAGGTGCTGTCGGCGGTCGGTGGGCCAGTCAGCGAAGCTGACCCTGGGCTGCGCCTGCTCTACCTCGGCGTCGCCGCGAACCTGCACACCAGGATCGTCCGCAACCATCTGGCCCGGTCCGGCACCTCAACGCTGCGGCGCACGCTGGCTGGACTGCTGATGGCGGCGGAGCGGTACACGACCATGTGGAAGACAGACCGGGTGGTCCTCACACCAGTCGACGAGGTCCGGCTGACCACATGGATGCATCGAAACCTGCGTCTGACCTGGTTCCCTTGCGACGACCCGCGCTCGCACGAGACACGGTTGATCACCGAACTCGGGCCGCCGCTGAACGTCGAGGGCGCGGCTCCGGGCGCGGCTCGCGATCTGGTCACTTCGGCAAAGGCCGCGTACGCCGCGAGCGCGCGGCCGACCCTTGCCTGA
- a CDS encoding YoaK family protein, with the protein MAEADGVPYRTSRSLRLIVLLTMAAGFLDAYTFLGRGGVFATAQTGNVVLLGVQAAQAQWGEALRHVPPIIAFVVGVWVAETIRLPQVARALHKPVRAALVLEILVLIVVGLLPSGVSDDLVAVMISFVASVQITSFGMIGRWTFNTTVTTTNLRNAAQAVYGAVVRHERDAAAQARRLWPAIASFAVGALLGGLVTVHLGDRAVWVATGLLLIGLALFLSDDRRRGTS; encoded by the coding sequence ATGGCGGAGGCGGACGGCGTCCCGTACCGGACGTCACGGTCGCTGCGCCTGATCGTGCTGCTCACGATGGCCGCCGGGTTCCTCGACGCGTACACGTTCCTCGGTCGCGGCGGGGTGTTCGCGACCGCGCAGACCGGCAACGTGGTGCTGCTGGGCGTGCAGGCTGCGCAGGCGCAGTGGGGCGAGGCGCTGCGGCACGTGCCGCCGATCATCGCGTTCGTGGTCGGGGTGTGGGTGGCCGAGACCATCCGGCTACCGCAGGTGGCCAGGGCTCTGCACAAACCGGTGCGGGCCGCGCTGGTGCTGGAGATCCTCGTGCTGATCGTGGTCGGCCTGCTGCCGTCCGGCGTATCCGACGACCTGGTCGCCGTGATGATCTCCTTCGTGGCCTCCGTGCAGATCACGTCGTTCGGGATGATCGGCCGGTGGACGTTCAACACCACGGTCACCACGACCAACCTGCGCAACGCCGCCCAGGCCGTGTACGGCGCGGTCGTCCGCCACGAGCGCGATGCGGCCGCGCAGGCCCGTCGCCTGTGGCCCGCCATCGCCTCGTTCGCCGTTGGTGCGCTGCTCGGCGGCCTGGTCACGGTCCATCTCGGTGATCGCGCCGTGTGGGTGGCGACCGGCCTGCTGCTGATCGGACTGGCCCTGTTCCTCTCCGACGACCGCCGTCGCGGCACGTCCTGA